TCTCGACGCCCGCGATGTCGCAGGTCTTTCCGGGACCCGCGCCGACGACTTCGGTAAACGAGGAGATGCCGATGCCGAGCAGTTTGTCGTCGTCCTCGTCGATCCGACGCTGTTGTTCCTCGCGGTAGTCGTCGTAGTCCGCCATTTCGAGGGCGAGATCCAGGGCCTTCTCGTAGTCACCCGAGTCGTAGTTCCACCCGGTCGAACTTTCGTAGGGGAACTGCTCGGGCTGGATGAAGTTCTTCCGTCGGATCTCGGCGGGATCCATCTCGAGTTCGTCCGCGAGGACTTTCACCATCCGTTCGATGAGGTAGACGGCTTCGGTGACGCGGAACGAACACCGATACGCGACGCCGCCCGGGGCGGTGTTGGTGTACGCCGCTGTCAGTGAGCCATAGGCCGTGTCGATGTCGTAGGATCCGGTGAAGATGTTGAAGAACCCGGCGGGGAACTTCGACGGCTGGGCCACGGCGTTATATGCCCCGTGGTCCGCGAGTACGTCGGTTCGGACCGCCAGAATCTCACCGTCTTCGGTCGCGGCGAGTTCGCCCTGCATGTCGTAGTCGCGGGCGAACCCGGTCGACTGGATGTTCTCCGAGCGCTCCTCGACCCACTTCACCGGCTGCTCTAAGACGTACGACGCCGCGGCGGCGACGACGTAGCCCGGATAGATTGGCACCTTGTTGCCGAACCCGCCGCCCACGTCCGGGCTGACGATCCGAACCTTGTGTTCGGGGATCCCCGAGACCTGCGAGAACAGCGTCCGGTGGATGTGGGGGGCCTGCGAGGTCATGTGGACCGTTAGCTTGTCCTTGCCGGGATCGAAGTCGCCGACCGCGCCGCAGGTCTCGATCGGCGCGGGGTGGAGTCGCTGGTAGAGCATCTGCTCTTTGACCGTGACGGGGGCCTCGTCGAACGCTTCCGCGGTGGCCTCCTCGTCGCCGGTTTCCCAGTCCAGACAGTGGTTGTCCTCCTGGCCCTCGATATCGTCCCTGATCAGCGGCGCGTCGTCCTCGAGCGCCTTCTCCGCGTCGACGACCGGATCGAGCACGTCGTAGTCGACGACAACCTTTTGCGAGCCGTCTTTCGCCGTGTACCGGTCGGTCGCGATGACCGCGGCGACCTCCTGGGACTGGAACTTCACCTTGTCGTTGACCAGGACGTCCTGCGTGTCGTCCATCAGCGTCGGCATCGTCGCAAGATCGTACTCGAGTAAGTCCTCCGCGGTCAGGACGGCGACGACGCCGTCGACATCCAGCGCGCGGGACTTGTCGATGTTCTCGATGCGGGCGTGGGCGTGGGGGCTGCGAACGAGTTCGCAGTGGAGCATCCCCGGCTTCTTGATGTCGTCGACGTAGTTGCCGCGGCCGGTGATGAAGCGCTGGTCTTCCTTTCGCTTGACCTCCTCGCCCATGCCGCCACGACCGTGGCCACAGTGTTTCTCGGGCTGTGGGCCGCCGTCTTCCGCCTCCGCGAACCGTTCGGAGTCGCTGCTCATCGCGAATCACCGCCGGAATCGACACCGTGCTCACGGTCCGTCGTCGGCCCGCCACAGCAGTTCTCCGCGCCGCAGTCGAACTCGCCGTCCGAGAGGTCGTAGTCGATCGAGGCGGACGCGCTCGTCGACCCGTCGTCGACGCTCACGCCGCCGTCAGCGGCCGCGATCTCTCCCTCCTCGAGTTCCTCGGCGGCGTACTCGATCGATCGAACGATGTTCTGGTAGCCGGTACACCGACAGAGATTGCCACTGATCGCCTCGCGGATCTCCGCCTCGCTCGGGTCCGGGTTCTCGTCGAGCAACGCCTTCCCGGCCATCAGCATGCCGGGCGTGCAGTAGCCACACTGCAGGCCGTGTTCCTCGCGAAAGCCCTCCTGGAGCGGATGCAAGTCTCCGCGCGCTTCGGGGAGTTCTTCCATCCCCTCGACGGTCATGAGTTCGCTCCCGTCGGCTTGCGTTGCGAACATGAGACAGGACTTGATCGGTTTCCCGTCTTTGAGGACCGTACAGGCCCCGCAGTTGCCAGTGTCACAGCCGATGTGCGTACCGGTCATGTCCAGTTCCTCTCTGATCGCGTGCACGAGCAGCTGGCGCGGTTCGACCTCGATCGTGTGTTCGGTTCCGTTGACCGTCAGCGTAATCTCTCGCGTGTCTGTCACTGTGATACCCTCCGTTTGACGACCCCGGCGCGTTCGGCGGCGTCGCCGAGCGCGCGCTGGGTGAGGACGTTCACCATTCGTTCCTTGTAGCCGGCGTCGCCGTGCTCGTCGGACTCGGGGTTCGACTGTTCGGCCGCCAACTCCCCGGCGCGTTTGAACAGGTCGCTGTCGGGACGTTCGCCCTCGAGGTGTTCTTCGGCGTCGGTCGCGCGGACGTTCGTGATGTCGACCGCGGTGAGGCCGATCCCCGCCCGCTCGATCCGGCCGTCCTCGTCGAAGACGAGCCGCGCGGCCGAGCCGACCATCGCGTAGTCGCCGACCTTCCGTTTTAGCTTGTGGTAGGCGCTCCCCTCGCGCGGCCCCGGCGTCGGTACGCGAATCTCGGTGACGAGTTCGTTCTCGTCGAGCGTCGTGTCGTAGGGGAGCAGGAAGAAGTCCTTCGCGGGGATGACCCGCTCGCCGTCCGGTCCGTGCGCGACGACCTCGCCGTCGTGGGCGAGCAAGACGCTTCCCCAGTCGCCCTTCGGATCCGCCTGGGCGACGCCGCCGACGACCGTTCCGCGATTGCGGATCTGCGGATCCGCGACCAGCGGCGCCGCGTCGGCGAAGCTGCCGTAGTTCTCGTCGACCAGGTCGGAGTGCTCGACGTCGGCGTGGCGGGCGAGCGCGCCGATCTTGAGCCAACCGTCGTCCTCCTCGAGGTAGTCGAGGCTCTCGATGCGGTTGATGTCGATGACCGTCTCCGGGACCGCGAGTCGGAACCGGAGCATCGGCACCATGCTCTGCCCGCCCGAGAGGATCGCCCGGTCGTCTAAGCTCTCGAGCAGGCTTACGGCCTCCTCGACGGTCTGGGGCTCGTGCTGTTCGAACTGTGCCGGTTTCATAACATTCCGCGGATCCGGTCTGTGATACCCGAATCCGTCTCCTCGTCCACGTCGGTCATCTGCTGTTCGATGTCGCTGAAGAAGTTGCCGACGATCTTGTTGGCAACGGGTTCGATCACGCGCGAGCCGAGTTGCGCGATCCGGCCCGAAATGTCGGCCTCGGTCCACCACTCGATTCGCGAGCCCTCACCGTCCTCGAGCGGGTAGATCTGCATTCCCGAGTTCATGCTGAAGCTGCTCCCGCTCGCGGTTCCGCTCCCGGTGGCGGTCATAGTAAAGTCTTCTTCGTCGCGTTCCTGGATCATCACGGAGGTCTCGAACCGTGGCTTGACGCTCCCGACGCCAACCTGCATCAACGCGGCGTACTCTTTGCCCTCGACGAACGCGCGTTCGGCGACGTCCTCCGCATCGGCCTCGGGCAACGTCTCGAGATCCTCGTCGGCCTCGTAGTCGTCGAAGCTGAAGTCGTCGTCCATCGGGGTGATGTACGTACAGCCCTTCAGCGAGTTCCTGACCGCGACCGGGTCCGAGAGGACGATCCACGCCTTCTCTGGCGGGACCTCCTCGAGTTCGAATTCGCCGTCAAACTCCATTAGGACCACCCGTTCCACAGTCGTGGTTGTGGTTCTCTCTCACCCATCATCTTTTATAACCCTGCACTATGTGCATACTATTTACCACAGTGCATGTTATCTCGTACCACTCCAATAAACGTTAGTGTTAGTCTCGGGTCGGGTCGATCCAATCAGTTGCGACTATGACGAGGGAGATATCGCACGACGGTGACG
Above is a window of Natronorubrum tibetense GA33 DNA encoding:
- a CDS encoding aerobic carbon-monoxide dehydrogenase large subunit, giving the protein MSSDSERFAEAEDGGPQPEKHCGHGRGGMGEEVKRKEDQRFITGRGNYVDDIKKPGMLHCELVRSPHAHARIENIDKSRALDVDGVVAVLTAEDLLEYDLATMPTLMDDTQDVLVNDKVKFQSQEVAAVIATDRYTAKDGSQKVVVDYDVLDPVVDAEKALEDDAPLIRDDIEGQEDNHCLDWETGDEEATAEAFDEAPVTVKEQMLYQRLHPAPIETCGAVGDFDPGKDKLTVHMTSQAPHIHRTLFSQVSGIPEHKVRIVSPDVGGGFGNKVPIYPGYVVAAAASYVLEQPVKWVEERSENIQSTGFARDYDMQGELAATEDGEILAVRTDVLADHGAYNAVAQPSKFPAGFFNIFTGSYDIDTAYGSLTAAYTNTAPGGVAYRCSFRVTEAVYLIERMVKVLADELEMDPAEIRRKNFIQPEQFPYESSTGWNYDSGDYEKALDLALEMADYDDYREEQQRRIDEDDDKLLGIGISSFTEVVGAGPGKTCDIAGVEMFDSAEIRVHPTGNATVRVGVQTQGQGHETTFAQIVAEELGMNVDDITVEHGDTDTDPYGLGTYGSRSTPVAGAAAAVASRKVREKAKAIAANELEAAEEDIAWDRESGEFHVAGAPDRSITITEIAAGAYMNKPAGEDPGLEAVNYYDPPEMTYPFGSYIVIVEIDRETGEVEFEKFVAVDDCGNRINPMIIEGQIHGGLAQGIGTAMLEHVTFDDNGNVTGGDFMNYLLPTSMEIPEFETGHTVTPSPHHPIGAKGVGESPTVGSPPAIVNAVVDAMAHGGISHVEMPMTPDVVWEKLDEAGLSMDPADNVALEFDVQSSDEAADD
- a CDS encoding (2Fe-2S)-binding protein, with protein sequence MTDTREITLTVNGTEHTIEVEPRQLLVHAIREELDMTGTHIGCDTGNCGACTVLKDGKPIKSCLMFATQADGSELMTVEGMEELPEARGDLHPLQEGFREEHGLQCGYCTPGMLMAGKALLDENPDPSEAEIREAISGNLCRCTGYQNIVRSIEYAAEELEEGEIAAADGGVSVDDGSTSASASIDYDLSDGEFDCGAENCCGGPTTDREHGVDSGGDSR
- a CDS encoding FAD binding domain-containing protein, with the translated sequence MKPAQFEQHEPQTVEEAVSLLESLDDRAILSGGQSMVPMLRFRLAVPETVIDINRIESLDYLEEDDGWLKIGALARHADVEHSDLVDENYGSFADAAPLVADPQIRNRGTVVGGVAQADPKGDWGSVLLAHDGEVVAHGPDGERVIPAKDFFLLPYDTTLDENELVTEIRVPTPGPREGSAYHKLKRKVGDYAMVGSAARLVFDEDGRIERAGIGLTAVDITNVRATDAEEHLEGERPDSDLFKRAGELAAEQSNPESDEHGDAGYKERMVNVLTQRALGDAAERAGVVKRRVSQ
- a CDS encoding CoxG family protein yields the protein MEFDGEFELEEVPPEKAWIVLSDPVAVRNSLKGCTYITPMDDDFSFDDYEADEDLETLPEADAEDVAERAFVEGKEYAALMQVGVGSVKPRFETSVMIQERDEEDFTMTATGSGTASGSSFSMNSGMQIYPLEDGEGSRIEWWTEADISGRIAQLGSRVIEPVANKIVGNFFSDIEQQMTDVDEETDSGITDRIRGML